One Anaerobacillus alkaliphilus DNA window includes the following coding sequences:
- a CDS encoding MBL fold metallo-hydrolase: MKLTVIGHWGAYPEAGDATSCYLLEHDNFKLLIDCGSGALSQLQNFCSLHEIDALIISHYHHDHIADIGPLQYSRLIDRDIDKTAKPLMVYGHPYDQEEFQKLAYPPHVLSYIYNEEHESKIGPFTIRYLETQHKAKCFAMRIELNGKSIVYTADSSYMETFNEFANEADLFICETSFYAHQDGKPYGHMNSIEAATIANDARVQKLVLTHLPHFGDPEQLVKEAKSLYKGDTILAKKGLEFVL; the protein is encoded by the coding sequence ATGAAACTAACAGTAATTGGCCACTGGGGCGCCTACCCTGAGGCAGGTGACGCAACATCTTGTTATTTATTGGAGCATGATAACTTTAAGTTGTTAATTGATTGCGGCAGTGGAGCGCTATCTCAATTGCAAAACTTTTGTTCATTACATGAGATCGATGCTCTCATTATTTCTCACTATCACCATGACCATATTGCCGATATTGGACCATTGCAATATAGTCGGTTAATTGATCGTGATATTGATAAAACGGCGAAACCACTGATGGTTTATGGGCATCCATACGATCAAGAAGAATTTCAAAAACTAGCGTATCCTCCTCATGTTTTATCTTACATATATAACGAAGAGCATGAATCTAAGATAGGTCCATTTACTATTAGGTACTTAGAAACACAACATAAAGCCAAATGCTTTGCGATGCGTATTGAACTTAATGGAAAATCGATTGTCTATACTGCAGATAGTAGCTATATGGAAACGTTTAATGAATTTGCAAATGAGGCTGACTTATTTATTTGTGAGACCAGTTTTTACGCCCATCAAGATGGGAAACCTTACGGACATATGAACAGTATTGAAGCAGCCACCATTGCAAATGATGCCAGAGTTCAAAAACTTGTACTAACTCATTTGCCTCACTTTGGGGATCCTGAGCAGTTAGTAAAGGAAGCTAAATCACTATATAAAGGTGATACTATTTTAGCTAAGAAAGGTTTAGAATTCGTCTTATAA
- the rpmA gene encoding 50S ribosomal protein L27, with translation MLKMNLQFFASKKGVGSTKNGRDSISKRLGTKRADGQTVTGGSILVRQRGTRIYPGVNVGKGGDDTLFAKVDGVVKFERLGRDRKQVSVYPVSQEA, from the coding sequence ATGTTAAAAATGAACCTTCAATTTTTCGCATCGAAAAAAGGGGTAGGTAGTACAAAGAACGGTCGTGACTCAATCTCGAAACGTCTTGGTACAAAGCGTGCTGACGGTCAAACTGTTACTGGCGGATCTATCTTAGTTCGTCAACGCGGTACACGTATTTACCCAGGTGTAAACGTAGGTAAAGGTGGAGACGATACATTATTCGCTAAAGTTGACGGCGTTGTTAAGTTCGAACGTCTAGGTCGCGACAGAAAGCAAGTAAGTGTATACCCAGTAAGTCAAGAAGCTTAA
- a CDS encoding ribosomal-processing cysteine protease Prp produces the protein MIKVKVVRNIDNTIRSFEMSGHAEAGPYGQDIVCAGASAVSIGTVNAIDTLCNVQLEVEQNADGGFLRCTVPTGLDRQRYEKVQLILEAMVVSLNSIAEGYGKYITIRET, from the coding sequence ATGATCAAGGTTAAAGTTGTTCGAAACATCGACAACACGATCAGATCTTTTGAAATGAGTGGTCACGCAGAAGCTGGACCATACGGACAAGATATTGTCTGTGCTGGAGCATCAGCCGTTTCAATTGGAACTGTCAATGCAATCGATACATTATGTAACGTTCAGCTAGAAGTTGAGCAGAATGCCGATGGTGGCTTTCTCCGCTGCACTGTTCCAACCGGTTTGGATAGGCAAAGATATGAGAAAGTACAGCTTATCTTAGAAGCCATGGTTGTATCGCTCAATTCTATTGCTGAAGGATACGGCAAATATATTACAATTAGGGAAACCTAG
- the rplU gene encoding 50S ribosomal protein L21, with translation MYAIIETGGKQVKVEEGQVIYIEKLDAEVGETVSFDNVLLVGGDAVKVGAPFVEGATVTAKVEKVGRAKKILVYKYKAKKNYRRKQGHRQPYTKVVIEKINA, from the coding sequence ATGTACGCAATTATTGAAACTGGTGGTAAGCAAGTTAAAGTTGAAGAAGGTCAAGTGATCTACATCGAGAAATTAGACGCTGAAGTTGGTGAAACAGTAAGCTTCGACAACGTATTATTAGTTGGTGGAGACGCTGTTAAAGTAGGAGCTCCATTCGTAGAAGGAGCAACTGTTACAGCTAAAGTTGAAAAAGTAGGTCGCGCGAAGAAAATCTTAGTTTATAAGTACAAAGCTAAGAAAAACTACCGTCGTAAGCAAGGTCATCGTCAACCTTACACTAAAGTTGTTATCGAAAAGATCAACGCGTAA
- a CDS encoding Rne/Rng family ribonuclease: protein MKTFIFNMLTNERRLAILENKKVVELLIERPEINKIIGNVYKGKVVNVLPGMQAAFVDIGLDKNGFLYRDELVSFQQSSEDEEVKKHRSISQYITVGQEILVQVTKEGFGKKGPRLSEVVSFPGKYIVYMPNAGYIGVSKRMKNEETREEWRKIGADLCKDDEGMIIRTATEELTKEQVAQDLFFLRKLWEEVWREGKNLKPPALIHEDNSIIEKVVRDINFDEVDQIIIDTMKDYLLLKDMFSPYPELLEKLHFYQQKESIFAHYQIESELEKAMRRQVWLKNGAYLVIDQTEALTVFDVNTGKFTGKLDLQDTIVKTNLEAAKEIARQLRLRDIGGIIIIDFIDMKHDKDRETIMTAFKDVLRNDRTKTNILGFTGLGLLEMTRKKVRQNLQDSVSTTCPTCLGKGKVLSDEAVAYKVERALWEYKGMDSEALLVEVPPSVVSIIKGEQEKHLTQLEEVLNYRIFLKPNPWVAPNDFAVRFIGTVEEAELRM from the coding sequence ATGAAGACATTTATTTTTAATATGCTCACCAATGAACGCCGTCTTGCTATTTTAGAGAATAAAAAAGTAGTTGAATTGTTAATAGAAAGACCTGAAATTAATAAAATTATCGGAAATGTCTATAAAGGAAAAGTCGTAAATGTTTTACCTGGAATGCAAGCTGCTTTTGTAGATATCGGCCTTGATAAAAACGGTTTTTTATATCGCGATGAGCTCGTTAGCTTTCAACAGTCAAGTGAGGATGAAGAAGTTAAAAAGCACCGCTCAATTTCGCAATACATAACTGTTGGCCAAGAAATTCTCGTTCAAGTTACGAAAGAAGGCTTTGGGAAGAAAGGTCCTAGACTAAGTGAAGTTGTTTCATTTCCTGGTAAGTACATTGTGTATATGCCAAATGCTGGATATATTGGGGTTTCAAAACGAATGAAAAATGAAGAAACTCGGGAAGAATGGCGGAAAATTGGTGCTGATCTCTGCAAAGATGACGAAGGCATGATTATCCGAACAGCTACCGAAGAGCTAACAAAGGAACAAGTCGCACAAGACCTATTCTTCCTACGAAAGCTTTGGGAAGAAGTTTGGAGAGAAGGGAAAAACTTAAAACCACCTGCGCTTATCCATGAAGATAATTCAATCATAGAGAAAGTTGTCAGAGATATTAATTTTGACGAAGTAGATCAAATCATTATCGATACTATGAAAGATTATTTATTATTAAAAGATATGTTTTCTCCATACCCAGAATTATTGGAAAAATTACATTTTTATCAACAAAAAGAAAGCATCTTCGCTCATTATCAAATTGAGTCTGAACTAGAAAAGGCGATGCGGAGACAGGTATGGTTAAAGAACGGCGCGTATTTGGTTATTGATCAGACAGAAGCTCTAACCGTATTTGATGTAAATACAGGAAAATTTACTGGAAAGTTAGATTTACAAGATACGATAGTGAAAACAAATCTAGAAGCTGCAAAAGAAATTGCGAGGCAATTACGCCTCCGCGATATTGGTGGTATTATTATTATTGATTTTATTGATATGAAGCATGATAAAGATAGAGAAACCATAATGACTGCCTTTAAAGATGTACTAAGAAATGATCGTACAAAGACGAATATCTTAGGATTTACTGGGCTTGGTTTATTAGAAATGACACGGAAGAAAGTACGTCAAAATCTTCAGGATAGTGTCTCGACGACATGCCCAACTTGCCTTGGGAAAGGAAAAGTGTTGTCAGATGAAGCTGTCGCCTATAAGGTTGAACGAGCCCTTTGGGAGTACAAAGGGATGGATAGTGAAGCTCTTCTTGTAGAAGTACCACCTAGTGTAGTATCAATCATTAAGGGAGAACAAGAGAAGCACCTTACTCAATTAGAAGAGGTATTAAATTATAGAATTTTCCTTAAACCAAATCCTTGGGTAGCACCAAATGATTTTGCGGTTCGCTTTATAGGAACCGTGGAGGAAGCAGAACTTAGAATGTAG
- a CDS encoding M50 family metallopeptidase — protein sequence MFSLLKKIKINPLFWFVIGIGIITGYFKEVIMVFTIVFIHEMGHSVVAHFFKWRIRKIELLPFGGVAEVEEYGNRPLKQEFWVIIAGPLQHIWLIGLSYILLPFEFWTVHDHHMFLTHNIMILLFNLVPIWPLDGGKLMYLLFSTKLSFQKSLDTTLRCSLVLLFIFAGITLYLFPFHLNLWIVLVFLLFSHYFEWKQKSYAYMRFLMERYYKPEEPFVTTVPIIVPAQLSVQDVLKQFRRGVKHKVVIKDFSVAPKVTIYEKVILTAFFEKKQASRPIGLLNPP from the coding sequence ATGTTTTCTTTATTAAAGAAAATAAAAATTAATCCGCTATTCTGGTTTGTAATTGGAATCGGTATCATAACTGGGTATTTTAAAGAAGTAATTATGGTTTTTACGATTGTATTTATTCACGAAATGGGTCATAGTGTCGTGGCCCATTTTTTTAAATGGAGAATTCGTAAAATAGAGTTATTACCCTTTGGTGGCGTAGCTGAGGTTGAAGAGTATGGGAACCGCCCCTTAAAACAGGAATTTTGGGTGATTATAGCTGGACCACTTCAACACATTTGGTTAATCGGTTTATCATATATCTTATTACCTTTTGAATTTTGGACGGTACATGACCATCATATGTTTCTTACACATAACATCATGATATTATTGTTTAATCTAGTACCAATCTGGCCATTAGATGGTGGGAAACTTATGTACTTATTGTTCTCTACAAAGTTATCTTTCCAAAAAAGTTTAGATACTACCTTAAGATGTTCACTAGTATTATTGTTTATTTTTGCTGGTATTACTCTATATCTCTTTCCATTCCATTTAAATTTGTGGATAGTTTTAGTTTTCCTTTTATTCTCCCATTATTTTGAATGGAAGCAAAAAAGCTATGCATATATGCGATTTCTGATGGAAAGGTATTACAAACCTGAAGAACCATTTGTTACCACTGTCCCGATTATTGTTCCAGCACAATTATCCGTTCAAGATGTGTTAAAACAGTTTAGACGAGGTGTGAAACACAAAGTAGTTATAAAGGACTTTTCTGTCGCGCCCAAAGTAACCATTTATGAAAAAGTCATTTTAACTGCTTTTTTTGAAAAAAAACAAGCAAGCAGACCAATTGGACTTCTCAATCCACCATAA
- a CDS encoding M23 family metallopeptidase produces MADRVDEIRRKIQARRRKIASDIGRKERSQPQYYPSHTEFRDEPDFYFPSDQKGQGQQEDKFFRKDILMLQVLASVCLFLVIGIMFKTQIPQLEGARQFVINSFEEEFQFAAVANWYEDQFGKPLALLPTTRDVALENYESEPIQMAYAVPATGRVTKSFDQDGKGVIVETVSNSNVEAARSGMVRFVAEEENLGKTVIIAHYDGGESWYAMLDHVEVKLYDHIDAGDKIGTVSLQNNKGFYYFALKEGETFINPLDVMSFD; encoded by the coding sequence ATGGCTGACCGGGTCGATGAAATTCGTCGTAAAATTCAAGCAAGGAGAAGAAAGATAGCTAGTGATATTGGTAGAAAAGAACGTTCACAACCACAATATTATCCTAGTCACACTGAGTTTCGAGATGAGCCAGATTTTTATTTTCCAAGCGATCAAAAAGGACAAGGACAGCAAGAAGATAAATTTTTTAGAAAAGATATCTTAATGCTACAAGTGTTGGCTTCTGTTTGTTTGTTCTTAGTCATTGGTATAATGTTTAAAACTCAAATCCCTCAGTTAGAGGGTGCAAGACAGTTTGTAATAAATTCATTTGAAGAAGAATTTCAATTTGCTGCGGTTGCTAATTGGTACGAAGATCAATTTGGTAAGCCACTAGCTCTATTACCTACGACAAGAGATGTCGCCTTAGAAAATTATGAGTCTGAACCAATTCAGATGGCATATGCAGTACCTGCGACTGGTCGAGTAACCAAAAGTTTTGACCAGGATGGGAAAGGTGTGATCGTAGAAACAGTTTCAAACTCAAATGTTGAAGCTGCAAGAAGCGGTATGGTACGTTTTGTGGCAGAAGAAGAAAACCTAGGGAAAACGGTGATCATCGCTCATTATGATGGTGGAGAGTCATGGTATGCCATGCTTGACCATGTTGAGGTAAAACTTTATGACCACATTGATGCTGGAGATAAAATTGGGACTGTTTCGTTACAAAATAATAAAGGTTTCTATTACTTTGCTTTAAAAGAAGGGGAAACGTTTATTAATCCACTTGATGTGATGTCTTTTGACTAA
- the phnE gene encoding phosphonate ABC transporter, permease protein PhnE: MNLDKQFNIQRPDRTKYWIKFGLITLIMAALYFIAISTTNLSYKGSRLSAFDLFKRLFFDTFFDATVQARIPMYIGFMFETLAIAFAGTLIGAILAIPVGFLAAKNMSGHLSSIGKGILNAIRAFPEILFAIIFVASVGMGPYAGVLAIGINSIGMLGKLYSEVIESIDMSVVEALKASGANRLQAMWYGVIPQVIPEFSSYAIYRFEIDVRASTILGMVGAGGIGAPIILASNQRAWEQVGMMLIIIIVVVTVIDYLSAYIRKRIV, from the coding sequence ATGAATTTAGATAAACAATTTAACATCCAAAGACCTGACCGAACGAAATATTGGATAAAATTTGGTCTAATAACATTAATAATGGCAGCGTTATATTTTATTGCCATTTCTACAACAAATTTAAGTTATAAAGGCTCAAGACTATCTGCTTTTGATTTATTCAAGCGTTTATTCTTTGATACATTCTTTGATGCTACGGTTCAAGCGAGAATTCCAATGTACATTGGCTTTATGTTTGAAACACTAGCAATTGCCTTTGCTGGGACATTAATTGGAGCAATCTTAGCAATTCCAGTTGGATTTTTAGCTGCAAAAAATATGAGTGGTCATCTTTCAAGTATTGGTAAAGGGATCTTAAACGCAATCCGTGCTTTTCCAGAAATCTTATTTGCAATTATTTTCGTAGCGTCTGTAGGGATGGGACCATATGCTGGGGTTTTAGCAATTGGAATTAACTCTATCGGGATGTTAGGTAAACTCTATTCAGAGGTCATTGAGTCAATTGATATGAGTGTCGTGGAAGCACTAAAAGCAAGTGGTGCAAATCGTCTGCAGGCAATGTGGTACGGTGTAATTCCACAGGTTATCCCAGAGTTCTCTTCGTATGCTATTTATCGATTTGAAATTGACGTACGTGCCTCAACAATCCTAGGAATGGTTGGAGCTGGTGGTATTGGTGCGCCAATCATCCTAGCCTCAAATCAACGTGCTTGGGAACAAGTGGGGATGATGTTAATTATCATCATTGTTGTTGTAACAGTTATCGACTACTTAAGTGCATACATCCGTAAAAGAATTGTTTAA
- the phnE gene encoding phosphonate ABC transporter, permease protein PhnE, giving the protein MQPVPNPVKTSPGRIPIIPTKTKTKMTLILLVVAFLYGLSAYVTEAYPNKIITGLPHAIDFVKDDLYPPNWSYYKTVSTRLLETWNIALLSTTIATLFCLPFAFLMASNINTNKYLYSAIRFGMNVLRTIPELLLAVILVAVVGLGPLSGVGALALFSLGILAKLLSESIESIDKGPLEAIRATGGNVFQVIRYGAMPQILPHFTSYSLYVLEINVRASIVLGFVGAGGVGQILKQQLNLFNYANVSTIIIMTFIAVTVIDVISTRIRERLV; this is encoded by the coding sequence ATGCAACCAGTTCCAAATCCAGTCAAAACAAGTCCAGGTCGCATTCCTATCATTCCAACAAAAACAAAAACAAAAATGACATTAATTTTACTTGTCGTTGCGTTTTTATATGGTTTATCAGCATATGTGACTGAAGCGTATCCGAATAAAATTATTACAGGTCTTCCACATGCTATTGATTTTGTGAAAGATGATTTATATCCTCCAAACTGGAGCTATTATAAAACGGTGTCTACTAGATTATTAGAAACTTGGAATATTGCTCTATTAAGTACGACAATAGCAACACTTTTTTGTTTGCCGTTTGCATTTTTAATGGCGTCAAATATTAACACGAACAAATATCTTTATAGTGCTATTCGTTTTGGGATGAATGTTCTTAGAACAATTCCAGAATTACTTTTAGCAGTAATTTTAGTAGCGGTTGTTGGCTTAGGACCACTATCGGGGGTAGGGGCATTAGCGTTATTCTCCCTAGGGATTTTAGCAAAGCTTCTTAGTGAATCAATTGAATCAATTGATAAAGGACCTTTAGAAGCGATCCGTGCAACTGGTGGAAACGTTTTTCAAGTAATTAGATATGGAGCAATGCCACAGATCTTACCACACTTTACTTCTTATTCTTTATATGTACTTGAAATTAACGTTCGTGCATCGATTGTATTAGGTTTCGTAGGTGCTGGTGGTGTTGGTCAAATCTTAAAACAGCAGTTAAATTTGTTTAATTATGCCAACGTATCTACCATCATCATTATGACTTTTATCGCTGTAACGGTCATTGATGTTATTAGTACCCGTATAAGGGAGAGATTAGTGTAA
- the phnC gene encoding phosphonate ABC transporter ATP-binding protein: MIEFKNVSLTYPNGHQGLKNVNLKLNDGEFIVVVGLSGAGKSTLIRSINQLVKPTEGELIIDGENTLAYKERQLRKLRTRIGMIFQNYNLVKRTSVLKNVLSGRLGHTGTFRSLLGLFPQNDVRLALESLDRVGIVEKAYVRADQLSGGQQQRVSIARALTQKPKIILADEPVASLDPPTSHIVMKDLKKINREDNITTIVNLHFIDMAMEYADRIIGMRAGEVVFDGPASSVTEQTFEEIYGRKIREDDVLGGDEE; the protein is encoded by the coding sequence ATGATTGAATTTAAAAATGTATCCTTAACCTACCCAAACGGGCATCAAGGGTTAAAAAACGTAAACTTAAAATTAAACGATGGTGAGTTTATCGTTGTCGTTGGTCTATCAGGTGCAGGAAAATCAACTCTTATTCGTAGTATCAATCAGTTAGTAAAGCCTACTGAGGGTGAACTAATTATCGATGGTGAAAACACTTTAGCTTATAAGGAAAGACAATTACGTAAACTCAGAACTAGAATTGGTATGATTTTCCAAAACTACAATCTAGTAAAAAGAACATCTGTATTAAAAAACGTATTATCAGGAAGATTAGGTCATACTGGTACTTTTCGTAGTTTATTAGGTTTATTCCCTCAGAATGATGTTCGTCTAGCGCTAGAAAGTTTAGACCGTGTTGGAATTGTGGAAAAAGCGTATGTTCGTGCCGATCAACTAAGTGGTGGACAGCAACAACGTGTAAGTATTGCTAGAGCATTAACACAAAAACCGAAAATCATTTTGGCTGACGAGCCAGTAGCAAGTCTTGATCCGCCAACTTCACATATTGTAATGAAAGACTTAAAGAAAATTAATCGTGAAGATAACATTACAACAATCGTAAACCTTCACTTCATTGATATGGCTATGGAATATGCAGACCGAATTATCGGAATGAGAGCTGGGGAAGTAGTTTTTGATGGCCCTGCGAGTTCTGTAACTGAACAAACGTTTGAAGAAATTTACGGACGTAAAATTAGAGAAGATGATGTTCTTGGAGGAGATGAGGAGTAA
- the phnD gene encoding phosphate/phosphite/phosphonate ABC transporter substrate-binding protein, translating into MKKYLLLVLSAMLMFVLAACGSSETSTEEVPATETTTEATEEVVEMPAKLTMGFIPSQEADKIADTVKPLEEKLSEILGIPVEAQVMVDFVGLVEGMRTGQIDIGFLNPFGFVQAEERAGVEVILKSIRNGSDSYQAQYAVAADSDIHSIEDLVEAHGLVWAYADTLSTSGFLFPAAHIMSLGVENLDDHFTQIVVGGHDNAILAVLDGTADFASTFDDARTRLEAEYPTIMEDIRIIGYTNPIPNDTISVRAGLPVELKEAIRTAFLAFNEDEDMMQVMNEVYTWSGIAPAASADYDVVRDVFNIFKDQLSQ; encoded by the coding sequence AGCATGTGGTTCGTCAGAAACTAGCACAGAAGAAGTACCAGCAACTGAAACTACTACAGAAGCAACTGAAGAAGTAGTAGAAATGCCTGCGAAATTAACAATGGGCTTTATCCCATCTCAAGAAGCTGACAAAATTGCTGATACAGTTAAGCCACTTGAAGAAAAATTAAGTGAAATCCTTGGAATTCCAGTTGAAGCTCAAGTAATGGTTGACTTCGTAGGTCTAGTTGAGGGTATGAGAACTGGCCAAATCGATATCGGTTTCTTAAATCCATTTGGATTTGTACAAGCTGAAGAACGTGCAGGGGTAGAAGTTATCTTAAAGTCTATCCGTAATGGTTCTGACTCTTACCAAGCTCAATATGCAGTTGCTGCTGACTCTGATATTCATTCTATCGAAGATTTAGTAGAAGCTCACGGATTAGTTTGGGCTTATGCTGATACTTTATCAACATCTGGTTTCTTATTCCCAGCTGCTCACATCATGAGCTTAGGAGTAGAAAACTTAGACGATCACTTCACGCAAATCGTTGTTGGTGGACATGACAATGCTATCTTAGCTGTATTAGATGGTACTGCTGACTTCGCATCTACATTTGACGATGCTCGTACTCGTTTAGAAGCTGAATACCCAACTATCATGGAAGACATCCGTATCATTGGGTATACTAACCCAATTCCAAACGATACAATCTCAGTTCGTGCTGGTTTACCAGTTGAGTTAAAAGAAGCTATCCGTACTGCTTTCTTAGCATTCAACGAAGATGAAGATATGATGCAAGTAATGAACGAAGTTTATACTTGGAGTGGAATTGCTCCAGCTGCTTCTGCAGACTATGATGTTGTTCGTGATGTATTTAACATCTTTAAAGATCAATTATCTCAATAA